One segment of Stappia sp. 28M-7 DNA contains the following:
- a CDS encoding flagellar protein: MAINPYSSSFNMPRQVSYLTTLRSQMDDLQRQLGTGMKSETYGGLGSERVLDLSLRQQLTSVGVYKQTVQIAGLRLDTLDKTSGRLEAIRVESKASTDRNNFELFSNGRTSSQTSAEISLREFMAHLNTDVGGRYLFSGKTADKLPVQSLDYTLAGDGNYAGLKTVISEYNQADLGALGNGRTTTAVAGTTATLAEDGAHPFGFKIDSVSSGLSNVAVTQTAGPPASLDVDFTGQPEPGQAIRIFMDLPDGTSTEITLGVQGGQDDPEFTFQRGATPADTAANFKSALDSALQKVANTELKAASSVRASETFFDTAPKSPAPPGYLPQARVVPNGGDFTTATTLRDGTADTVSWYVGDNSAGDPRADMRSTIDENLTVGYGARANEDGYRQVVQALAAFIASDFSSSQPENQGFYQAMADRSNAGLTPNGAEASGIRKNHMEFAAVQRTLADAKERHRIEEGSLQLMVGEIEGVNREEVAAQLLTLRTNLEVSYQATSISLKLSLASYL; encoded by the coding sequence ATGGCGATCAATCCCTATTCGAGCAGCTTCAACATGCCGCGACAGGTCAGCTACCTGACCACCCTGCGTTCGCAGATGGATGATCTGCAGCGTCAGCTCGGCACCGGTATGAAGTCGGAAACCTATGGCGGGCTCGGCTCCGAGCGCGTGCTCGATCTGTCGCTGCGCCAGCAGCTCACATCCGTCGGCGTCTACAAGCAGACGGTCCAGATCGCCGGTTTGCGGCTCGACACGCTGGACAAGACCAGCGGGCGGCTGGAGGCGATCCGCGTCGAGTCCAAGGCCTCCACCGATCGCAACAATTTCGAGTTGTTCAGCAACGGCCGAACCTCGTCCCAGACCTCGGCCGAGATCTCGCTGCGCGAGTTCATGGCCCATCTGAACACAGATGTCGGCGGACGTTATCTCTTCTCCGGCAAGACAGCCGACAAGCTCCCGGTGCAGAGCCTCGATTACACTCTGGCGGGCGACGGCAACTATGCCGGCCTCAAGACGGTGATCAGCGAGTACAATCAGGCGGATCTCGGCGCGCTCGGCAACGGGCGTACCACAACCGCCGTTGCCGGCACCACAGCGACGCTGGCCGAGGACGGGGCGCATCCCTTCGGCTTCAAGATCGACAGCGTGTCCTCGGGGCTCAGCAACGTCGCCGTGACCCAGACTGCCGGGCCGCCGGCCTCACTGGACGTCGACTTCACTGGACAGCCCGAGCCGGGGCAGGCGATCCGCATCTTCATGGACCTGCCCGACGGGACGAGTACGGAGATCACGCTCGGCGTCCAGGGCGGGCAGGACGACCCGGAGTTCACGTTCCAGCGCGGGGCGACACCGGCCGACACGGCCGCCAATTTCAAGTCGGCTCTGGACAGTGCGCTCCAGAAGGTGGCCAACACGGAGCTGAAGGCGGCCTCAAGCGTGCGCGCTTCCGAGACCTTCTTTGATACCGCCCCGAAGTCTCCGGCGCCTCCCGGCTATCTGCCACAGGCCCGGGTGGTGCCGAATGGCGGCGACTTTACCACCGCGACCACACTGCGCGACGGCACGGCGGATACGGTCTCCTGGTATGTGGGCGACAACTCGGCCGGGGATCCGCGCGCCGACATGCGCTCGACCATCGATGAGAACCTGACGGTCGGCTACGGAGCGCGCGCCAACGAGGACGGCTACCGTCAGGTCGTGCAGGCGCTTGCCGCGTTCATCGCGTCCGACTTTTCCTCGTCCCAGCCCGAGAACCAGGGCTTCTACCAGGCGATGGCCGACCGCTCGAACGCCGGGCTCACGCCGAACGGCGCCGAGGCCTCCGGTATCCGCAAGAACCACATGGAGTTTGCGGCTGTACAGCGGACCCTTGCAGATGCCAAGGAACGCCACCGGATCGAGGAAGGATCATTGCAGCTGATGGTGGGCGAGATCGAAGGCGTCAACCGCGAAGAGGTTGCGGCCCAACTGCTTACCCTGCGGACAAACCTTGAAGTGAGCTATCAGGCGACCAGCATCTCGCTGAAGCTGTCCCTGGCCAGCTATCTCTAG
- the flaF gene encoding flagellar biosynthesis regulator FlaF, protein MSPRELEATLLLKAAARLQAVKDDWGNDNGLVTLDEALSYNRRLWTILATSVTSNDNPMPKEIKQNLGSLGAFILKHTLDVMTNPSPDRLTTLIQINRNIAQGLRGT, encoded by the coding sequence GTGAGCCCGCGCGAGCTGGAGGCCACGCTGCTGCTCAAGGCGGCAGCTAGGCTTCAGGCCGTCAAGGACGACTGGGGCAACGACAACGGCTTGGTGACGCTGGATGAGGCGCTGTCGTACAATCGTCGGCTCTGGACGATCCTTGCGACGTCGGTCACGAGCAACGACAATCCGATGCCGAAAGAGATCAAGCAGAACCTCGGTTCGCTTGGCGCGTTCATCCTCAAGCATACGCTCGACGTGATGACCAATCCGAGCCCCGACCGGCTGACGACGCTGATCCAGATCAACCGCAACATCGCTCAGGGCCTGCGGGGCACCTGA
- the flgK gene encoding flagellar hook-associated protein FlgK, whose translation MGLSSALNTALIGLGFNQRQLDVTAGNIANAGNIGYTRKSISASAAYDGNGRITGLDVDSMRRYLDVAVQGQYRTSLAENQYASVSQQYLGRMDTLFGTIGDAGSLSNSYNEFVASMSNLVSGPENYSNRLEVMRMAEQLAGKLNSMSSDIQSMRQEVEYQISDQVDRVNELLGDIQKLDRQIVASSQDGSAPVGLMDQRDMMLEELSGYIDITVKPTEQGGVRIHMSGGTLLYDVDVMKLKFDARGSVNANALYSLNSNERGVGTLVLENSEGNQIDLLSTRTLRSGSIAGLVNMRDEALVHAQNQLDELAGSIARAFSTHEQQGTPYVNAGVQTGYDVDLANLQPGDNLSFEFKDLATGRTKSVTIYRSDGPVPPALTATNDSNDIFLAVDFSSGDYNTIAGNIQAALDGDPRIGAGVFAASNPAGSTLRLESTAPASQRIEGLSAFETASGPSAYGDAFSLFVDDAGKPFTGMADGRPNVTGFASRIRISEDLLNDPTLLVEYAPGVASGDTTRPQAILDKLTGPSTAFSPGTRIGGPSSVFKGSISDFVTASVSHQSGRAAQAKATLAGQEVVTANLKTRLDDSSKVDVDQELAQLVTLQNAYAANARVMQVVRELYDILMRS comes from the coding sequence ATGGGACTGAGCAGCGCTCTCAACACCGCATTGATCGGGCTTGGGTTCAACCAGCGCCAGCTCGATGTAACTGCGGGCAACATCGCTAATGCCGGTAATATCGGCTACACGCGCAAGTCCATCAGTGCGTCCGCTGCCTATGACGGCAACGGGCGCATTACTGGTCTCGACGTCGACAGCATGCGGCGCTACCTCGACGTTGCGGTGCAGGGCCAGTACCGCACGTCGCTTGCCGAAAACCAGTATGCCTCGGTTTCGCAGCAGTATCTGGGGCGGATGGATACGCTGTTCGGCACCATTGGCGATGCCGGCTCGCTGTCGAATTCCTACAATGAATTCGTTGCCTCGATGTCGAACCTGGTCTCGGGGCCGGAGAACTATTCCAATCGGCTCGAAGTCATGCGCATGGCGGAGCAGCTCGCCGGCAAGCTGAACTCGATGTCGTCCGACATCCAGTCCATGCGCCAGGAGGTCGAATATCAGATCTCCGACCAGGTCGACCGGGTCAACGAGTTGCTCGGCGATATCCAGAAGCTCGATCGCCAGATCGTGGCCTCGTCCCAGGACGGCTCCGCTCCCGTCGGCCTGATGGACCAGCGCGACATGATGCTGGAGGAGCTTTCCGGCTACATCGACATCACCGTCAAGCCGACCGAGCAGGGCGGCGTGCGCATCCATATGAGCGGCGGCACGCTGCTCTACGATGTGGACGTGATGAAGCTGAAGTTCGACGCGCGCGGCAGCGTCAATGCCAACGCGCTCTACTCGCTCAATTCGAACGAGCGCGGGGTCGGCACCCTGGTTCTGGAGAATTCGGAAGGCAACCAGATCGACCTGTTGTCGACACGGACGCTGCGCAGCGGTTCCATCGCCGGCCTCGTCAATATGCGCGACGAAGCCTTGGTGCATGCGCAGAACCAGCTGGACGAGCTCGCGGGCTCGATCGCCAGAGCCTTCTCCACCCATGAGCAGCAGGGCACGCCCTACGTAAATGCCGGCGTGCAGACCGGCTACGACGTCGATCTCGCCAATCTGCAGCCGGGCGACAATCTCAGTTTCGAATTCAAGGACCTCGCGACCGGCCGCACCAAATCGGTGACGATCTACCGGAGCGATGGTCCCGTACCGCCGGCGCTCACCGCGACCAACGATTCCAACGACATCTTCCTGGCGGTCGACTTCTCCAGCGGCGACTACAACACCATTGCCGGCAATATCCAGGCGGCACTGGATGGGGATCCGCGGATCGGTGCTGGTGTCTTTGCCGCCTCCAATCCGGCGGGCTCCACACTTCGGCTGGAAAGCACGGCTCCTGCAAGCCAGCGTATCGAGGGCCTCAGCGCCTTCGAGACGGCCAGTGGCCCGTCTGCCTATGGCGATGCGTTCTCGCTCTTCGTGGACGATGCCGGCAAACCGTTCACGGGAATGGCGGACGGGCGGCCGAACGTCACCGGGTTCGCGTCCCGTATCCGTATTTCGGAAGACCTGCTCAACGATCCGACGCTGCTCGTGGAATATGCGCCAGGGGTTGCCAGCGGCGACACGACGCGGCCGCAAGCGATCCTGGACAAGTTGACGGGTCCGTCGACGGCCTTTTCCCCCGGCACGAGGATTGGCGGTCCAAGTTCGGTCTTCAAGGGCTCGATTTCCGACTTCGTGACCGCGAGCGTGTCGCATCAGAGCGGCCGTGCGGCCCAGGCCAAGGCAACATTGGCCGGCCAGGAAGTGGTGACCGCCAACCTGAAGACGCGGCTGGACGACAGCTCGAAGGTCGATGTCGACCAGGAACTGGCGCAACTCGTAACCTTGCAAAATGCCTATGCGGCCAATGCCCGGGTGATGCAGGTGGTGCGGGAACTCTATGACATCCTGATGCGGAGCTAG
- the flbT gene encoding flagellar biosynthesis repressor FlbT, translated as MALKIELRPKERFIVGSTVITNGDHRTHIFIEGNEPILREKDIYTAETANTPAKRIYLAVQLMYLNQDIERHRKVYFDLINDFIQAAPSTIGLIDAVNNEILTGSLYAALRRAKELVEYERELIAHAQSGHRSLSADDAIDREPARAGGHAAAQGGS; from the coding sequence ATGGCACTGAAGATCGAACTACGCCCCAAGGAAAGGTTTATCGTCGGGTCCACCGTGATCACCAACGGCGACCATCGGACGCATATCTTCATCGAGGGCAACGAACCGATCCTTCGCGAGAAAGACATCTACACTGCCGAAACCGCGAATACACCCGCGAAACGGATCTATCTTGCGGTGCAGCTCATGTATCTCAACCAGGACATCGAGCGGCACAGGAAGGTCTATTTCGATCTGATCAACGACTTCATTCAGGCGGCACCGAGCACCATCGGCCTGATCGATGCCGTCAACAATGAGATCTTAACCGGTTCTCTCTACGCTGCCTTGCGACGGGCTAAGGAACTGGTCGAGTACGAACGGGAACTGATCGCACATGCACAATCTGGCCACCGCAGCTTATCAGCAGACGACGCAATCGACCGTGAGCCCGCGCGAGCTGGAGGCCACGCTGCTGCTCAAGGCGGCAGCTAG
- a CDS encoding flagellar hook protein FlgE, giving the protein MGVFGALNAAVSGLSAQAYALENISGNIANSATVGYKRLDTSFSDLVGGGKGAQPGQIAGTVSASSRATNGIQGDLQQSQVDTYMGINGSGYFVVQGRAGEVDGRSIFTGNDLYTRRGDFEIDKEGRLVNGAGYYLMGQPIDPVTKNVSGSVPSIITIDSSVIPAVVTDRISYEGNLPTTPQTSARLAGGSDLLDASLTKASTGAAPDAVPAPQVVGVNEISADDEVNFLNSSIAGEAITVYNSSGTPVNVQMRWAKTFEDDGSQSDTWSLYYLSDSDATGTDPKWTKVSDAQFGADGRMAIPATSNMTMTGLTVDGQSVGDVTLDFGTNALTQFADSNGAAKISKLRQNGYPAGDLTGVAVSEAGRLVASYSNGRTRELYEISLVSFSGEAWLERVNGGAFEVTPASGEPIAGANGSIVGKRLEASNTDIADEFSKLIVTQQAYSANTRIVSSSDQMLKEAINMIR; this is encoded by the coding sequence ATGGGTGTTTTTGGTGCATTGAATGCGGCCGTGTCCGGCCTTTCCGCGCAGGCCTATGCGCTGGAGAACATCTCGGGCAACATCGCCAACTCGGCAACCGTCGGCTACAAGCGGCTCGACACGTCGTTTTCCGACCTGGTGGGCGGCGGCAAGGGCGCGCAGCCCGGCCAGATCGCCGGTACGGTTTCGGCGAGCTCTCGGGCGACCAACGGTATCCAGGGCGATCTGCAGCAGAGCCAGGTCGATACCTACATGGGTATCAACGGCAGCGGCTATTTCGTGGTGCAGGGCCGTGCGGGTGAGGTCGACGGACGTTCGATCTTTACCGGCAATGATCTCTATACCCGCCGCGGCGATTTCGAGATCGACAAGGAAGGCCGCCTGGTCAACGGTGCCGGCTACTACCTGATGGGTCAGCCGATCGATCCCGTCACCAAGAACGTCTCCGGTTCGGTGCCTTCGATCATCACCATCGACAGCTCGGTGATCCCGGCGGTGGTGACCGACCGGATCAGCTATGAGGGCAACCTGCCGACGACGCCGCAGACCAGTGCCCGTCTGGCTGGCGGCTCGGATCTGCTCGATGCGTCTCTGACCAAGGCCTCGACCGGTGCGGCTCCGGATGCGGTTCCTGCCCCTCAGGTGGTCGGCGTGAACGAGATTTCCGCCGATGACGAAGTCAACTTCCTGAACAGCTCCATCGCTGGCGAGGCCATCACGGTCTACAACTCGAGCGGCACGCCGGTGAACGTCCAGATGCGCTGGGCCAAGACCTTCGAGGATGACGGCTCGCAGTCCGACACCTGGTCGCTGTACTACCTCTCCGATTCCGATGCGACCGGCACCGATCCGAAGTGGACGAAGGTCTCCGACGCCCAGTTCGGCGCCGATGGTCGCATGGCGATCCCGGCGACGAGCAACATGACGATGACCGGCCTCACCGTCGACGGACAGTCCGTCGGCGACGTGACGCTCGACTTCGGCACCAATGCGCTGACGCAGTTTGCCGACAGCAACGGTGCGGCCAAGATCTCCAAGCTGCGCCAGAACGGCTATCCGGCCGGTGACCTGACCGGCGTGGCAGTCTCGGAGGCCGGACGCCTGGTTGCCTCCTACTCCAACGGCCGTACCCGCGAGCTCTACGAGATCTCCCTCGTGTCGTTCTCGGGCGAAGCCTGGCTTGAGCGCGTCAACGGTGGCGCCTTCGAGGTGACGCCGGCGTCGGGCGAGCCGATTGCGGGTGCCAATGGCAGCATCGTGGGCAAGCGCCTCGAGGCCTCCAACACGGATATCGCCGACGAGTTCTCCAAGCTGATCGTGACCCAGCAGGCCTATTCGGCAAACACCCGTATCGTCAGCTCCAGCGATCAGATGCTGAAGGAAGCGATCAACATGATCCGCTGA